GAGAGAAGATCAAGGTATTACATACTTTACCTCTAACAATAGAACTATTTTCCATAACTTGTCTAAGGCTGAAAACAAGGTTGAATCTACATGAACACTTATCCCTCTCTCTTGACCTTAACGATCTCGTCGTGTAAAAAGTCGTAGGAGGAGAAAGATGATTACGACAATAAATGTATTAATTCTGCTAAAATTTAACTTCTTTTATCGATTAGTCTCTCAGCGTTGTATTTAACTATTTTATCTTTTATATCTTGACTTAAATTAACTTGTTTAAATTCCTCAATCCATCGTTCTGGTCTTATTAATGGGAAATCGGAACCAAATAGTAGTTTATCACTTAGCCTTTTTGCATTACTCCAAATTACTTGTGGTATGTACTTAGGAGCCCATCCAGATAGATCGAGATATACATTAGGTTTATGTAAGGCAATAGCTATAGCTTCTTCAGTCCAAGGCCATCCAAAGTGAGCTAAAATTATCTTCGTGTTTTGATACCTTACTGCAATTTCGTCAAAATAAATAGGCCTACCGTAATCTAGTCTAATTTTTGATTTTACTCCTGCTCCAATCCCAGATGTACCAGTGTGAAAAACAACTACTAATCCATTGGAGTCAATTATATCATAGATTCGTAATGCCCTTTCGTCTAAAGGATGAAATCCTTGGAGTTGAGGATGCAATTTAACTCCTACTGGTTCAAATTCTTTTATAGCACTCTTTAACTCCTCTTCTGCATTTGGTTTTAATGGATCTACAGAAACAAATCTAACAATTCTATCGTCTAAGGTAATTACTTGGTTAGGTATTTTTCTACCTAAAAACGTAGTAGCGTCTATGGGTAATACTACGAATCTCTTTATTCCGAAAGTTTCATAATAATCTAAGGTTTCCTTTAATCCCTTAACCTCAATCTTGGAGTTAAAGTATTTAATTGCAGGTTCAGCGTAATCCCCTAAAAACTCTAAGAACTCCTTTACTGGGGCATGAAAATGGAAATCAATCATTAATTTATTATCCGCTTTTTAAATTAATTAGCTTTATGTGAACCTAACTTCCTTTTCATCGTGAAGCCTACCTAAGATTTTGGTCCTTTAGACAAAATAGTACGACAATTAAATTTTTAACTGATTTACCAATTATTTAATTATGTCATTTTTCAACGTGGAGGAAATAAAAAAGTTCATAAATAGGAGCAATTCAGTCTTGGTAGTATGGGATGTACAAGAAACATTAGTTAACTCCATCTTTAATAAGGATGAGTTCATCAAGAAATTAAAAGAGTTAATAGATTCAGCAAGGACGTATAATGTGCCCATTGTGTATACCATGATTACACCTTACCCTGAGAGATTTCAACCTAAAATCACGTTAAGACGTTCATTCAATCCTGGAGATATTTATAAGGACGTTTATCCTAGAGAAGGTGACGTTATCTTAAGGAAGAATACTCCCAGTATTTTTGTGGGTACTAATTTTGAGTTAATGCTTAGAAATGCTGGGATTAATTCAATAGTATTTACGGGTATAGCAACAGATATTGGAGTTGAAACTTCAGCTAGACATGCACAAGCATTAGGTTTTATACCAATAGTTGCAAGAGAAGCAGTTTCATCAGCGGATAAAGAAGCTCACGAACGATCTTTAGCAAACATGCAGAGATTAATGTTAGTATTATCAAACAAGGAAATAATAGAATTATGGCAAAAATGATCTATTGCTGAAAAATCACATTAACGTCAATATTTTTCCCATTAGCTAAAATCAACCTTATAATGTAATTGTTGTTAACGTTAAGTGGAAGAGTGGTATTAAAGTTAATTTTTAACGTGGTATAACCTTTGTTCAAAATAGTTGGAGTAATTGAATTCGAAACGTATTGTGTACCTACTATATATGCGTTAGTAATTTGAGCTTCAGATTCTGAGTAAACCAAAACCTCAGCCTCTCCATTACTTCTTAGCACTCCATTTATTGTTGAGGGTTTTGTAAGTCCTCCTAAGATGTTACTAAAACCGACGTAAATAGTGATTATACTTATGAAAGCTAGAAGTCCACCATATCGGTAATTGAATATAAATACTACCACACCTAATATAAATGCCAAACTCCCTATACTGATGTAATCGTTTTTATAATGATCGCCCACTATTTTATAGGAAAATCCCAAAAAAACGAATGTCACGAAGGCGAATAATCTAAGTAGAGTTTCTGCAGAATTAAGTATTGCATTACTTATACTTGTAAATAATCCTACTAGAGTTAAGATATAAGAAGACAATCCTATCAAGGATAGTAGGAATAGTAAAAGAAGAAGTGGAGAAACTATGTTACTTGTTTTAATTCTTATTCCTACTTTTTCGGAGTAAAAATAACCTCGTTTAACGTCAGAATATGCTATGAACAGTAAGAGCACTGATGCTACTGAGGCAGGTAATGTTATAAAGAAGTTCTGTAATGCAATGGTCAGCCTTAGGTATTCCATAACGAAAATAAGTAATATTGACAATAATTCAATAAGAGTTATCACGACAAGATCAAGAATTCCTCTTCTCAAATATAATAGTGCTCTAAACTCCTCATTATTACTTAAACTCATTGTAATATATAATTATATATCACTATTAAAAACATTACTGAACGATATATATTTTGTATAATTAAGGTAGTCTTTGACAGTTTCTATTATTGAACGTTGACTTCTCTCCCTCCTCAGTGAGGCTTTCTACCCGCTTATTTGTAAGTATCAAGTATTACAGAGGTCCAGAGCGAGAAAATTCGGTAATAATTATTTGAGATCTACCTCGTTAATGAAGAATACGAATAATACTTATGCTGATGAAAACTGGCATCCGATAATTTAACTTCGGATTAAGGTGATGACCCGAAACGTAGAGCTAATTTTTATACTCTATAAATTAATTTAACGTTCATCAAATGAAGGCTAGAGTGAGTGAATGATTTTAATTTCAATTTATTTATGTATGAGATTTAGCTAGAGTAACAAACAATAGAATTCAATTGATGATTAATTTGCAGACTTCCACGCAAGAAAATAATAACCTATTTGAGGATGAACTATCTTTAGGTATATTCCATTCTTTTTAATATGTAAACGATGATTGGGAATAGTTGATGGCATTTGAGGACCATCAACTATTACTAGATCATATTTTTCCGCTTTTACATCAATAAATTCGTAATTATTTGGAAATTTTATCTCTAATACTGCAAGTAGTGTAGGCTGGAGCACTTGTAATCCATCCATCATTTCTGGATCCCCATATCTCTCTATAGTTTCCTTTTGAGTAAAGGTGAAGTAGTTAGTTTGGATTACTTTAAACCCATGAAGTATTCGTTCTCCCATACGGGATGGAGGATCTAAGTGCAATTTAATAGTTGCTTTTTGAGAGCCGAGTTCTATTCTATCCACTATTATTTTCCCATGTTCTCTTTTTGGATTATAAACTTCTATTCTCGTTTTTACTTTATCGTCAACTGACCAATAACTATTGTCTTCAATTTCTCTTATTGTATCTTTAAGGGCTATAGCGTGAAATTTAAAACTCTTAGTTTTGCTTCTATCTTCATGAAAGATAACCTTAACTTTTTGTTCTAATATAAGAAATTGAAAATCTCTAACTAAGCTAATGGTGAATTTATTCTTATCTAAATCTCCATCAACTTTTATTACTCCTAATTTTTCTAGAAGAATTATTGCATTATGTATTTGTTTAATCTGTGTTCTCTTAGACCTTGGCAACTCTCTAGAAGTGATATGACCGTCATTTTCAATTAAACTCTTAATTATATTTAGTAAGATCTTTGGTTTTCTCACATATAATACATATATTAGGAAAGGCTTATTATTCTTACTCTCCTGATTTAAACGTAAAAAAACAAATTGCTTTAAACGTTCACCACTCTTCTTCCTCTTCTTCCCACAAATCCTCTTCCTCTTCCCAATCTTCCTCTTCTTCCCACAAATCCTCTTCCTCTTCTTCGAATATCATTATAC
The nucleotide sequence above comes from Sulfolobus tengchongensis. Encoded proteins:
- a CDS encoding amidohydrolase family protein gives rise to the protein MIDFHFHAPVKEFLEFLGDYAEPAIKYFNSKIEVKGLKETLDYYETFGIKRFVVLPIDATTFLGRKIPNQVITLDDRIVRFVSVDPLKPNAEEELKSAIKEFEPVGVKLHPQLQGFHPLDERALRIYDIIDSNGLVVVFHTGTSGIGAGVKSKIRLDYGRPIYFDEIAVRYQNTKIILAHFGWPWTEEAIAIALHKPNVYLDLSGWAPKYIPQVIWSNAKRLSDKLLFGSDFPLIRPERWIEEFKQVNLSQDIKDKIVKYNAERLIDKRS
- a CDS encoding isochorismatase family cysteine hydrolase → MSFFNVEEIKKFINRSNSVLVVWDVQETLVNSIFNKDEFIKKLKELIDSARTYNVPIVYTMITPYPERFQPKITLRRSFNPGDIYKDVYPREGDVILRKNTPSIFVGTNFELMLRNAGINSIVFTGIATDIGVETSARHAQALGFIPIVAREAVSSADKEAHERSLANMQRLMLVLSNKEIIELWQK
- a CDS encoding DUF973 family protein, translating into MSLSNNEEFRALLYLRRGILDLVVITLIELLSILLIFVMEYLRLTIALQNFFITLPASVASVLLLFIAYSDVKRGYFYSEKVGIRIKTSNIVSPLLLLLFLLSLIGLSSYILTLVGLFTSISNAILNSAETLLRLFAFVTFVFLGFSYKIVGDHYKNDYISIGSLAFILGVVVFIFNYRYGGLLAFISIITIYVGFSNILGGLTKPSTINGVLRSNGEAEVLVYSESEAQITNAYIVGTQYVSNSITPTILNKGYTTLKINFNTTLPLNVNNNYIIRLILANGKNIDVNVIFQQ